One window from the genome of bacterium encodes:
- a CDS encoding riboflavin synthase, translating into MFTGLIEEIGTVKSLTVGTVGRLVVGSSKVINDVSIGDSVSINGTCLTVTSIGSAEMTFDAVTETLSRSTLKSLRPGDKVNLEASLRAGKMMGGHFVQGHVDGTGTIMSIDRLAESVVIRIAAPPEIMRYVVEKGSIAVDGTSLTIASENDREFTISVIPHTLEVTTLGLRRAGDSVNLEADIIGKYVEKFMNARGESGVTEDLLREAGFM; encoded by the coding sequence TTGTTCACAGGCCTGATAGAAGAAATAGGCACGGTAAAAAGCCTCACCGTCGGCACGGTGGGGCGGCTTGTTGTCGGGTCGAGCAAAGTGATAAATGATGTGTCCATCGGCGACAGTGTGTCCATAAATGGCACTTGCCTTACAGTCACGTCTATTGGCTCGGCTGAGATGACTTTTGATGCCGTGACTGAGACTTTGAGCCGGAGCACACTGAAGAGCCTGCGTCCAGGCGACAAAGTGAACCTTGAGGCAAGCCTCAGGGCGGGCAAGATGATGGGCGGTCATTTCGTGCAGGGTCATGTCGACGGCACAGGGACGATCATGTCGATAGACAGACTGGCCGAGTCCGTGGTGATACGTATAGCTGCGCCGCCCGAGATAATGCGTTATGTGGTCGAGAAGGGTTCCATTGCAGTCGATGGAACAAGTCTGACCATTGCTTCAGAAAATGACCGCGAGTTCACTATTTCGGTGATCCCGCACACTCTTGAGGTGACCACGCTTGGCTTGAGGCGGGCAGGCGATAGTGTCAACCTCGAGGCAGATATAATAGGCAAGTATGTTGAGAAATTTATGAACGCTCGCGGTGAGTCCGGTGTGACCGAAGACCTCCTCCGCGAAGCAGGATTTATGTAA
- the ribD gene encoding bifunctional diaminohydroxyphosphoribosylaminopyrimidine deaminase/5-amino-6-(5-phosphoribosylamino)uracil reductase RibD → MRRALSLAKRGRTSPNPMVGAVIVKDGEIVGEGYHPKAGEPHAEVFALREAGDRAAGAVMYVTLEPCCHQGRTPPCTQAIIKAGISEVYAAMTDPDPKVSSKGLDELRSAGIKVHNPLLEEEARALNEAYIKHRTTGLPFVILKSAMSIDGKIATCTGDSKWITNERSRVYAHGVRSRVDAIIVGGGTARTDDPALTARIGRTVYYPIRVVITGTGDLSPSLKLFNEPGESIVAAGPYADAASLRKLEAAGARIITLNETGCRPPLTGLMRELGTMGCLSVLIEGGGETAAFAIEERLVDKVLYFHAPIIIGGHDSVNSVAGVGAESISCAVKLDHIRVRRFGDDIAVEGYVVYPDTA, encoded by the coding sequence ATGCGCCGTGCTCTGAGCCTTGCAAAACGCGGCAGGACAAGTCCGAACCCCATGGTCGGCGCGGTGATCGTAAAGGATGGCGAGATCGTCGGCGAGGGATATCATCCCAAGGCAGGTGAGCCGCACGCCGAGGTTTTTGCTCTGCGCGAAGCCGGTGACAGGGCTGCAGGCGCAGTCATGTATGTCACGCTCGAGCCATGCTGCCATCAAGGGCGCACTCCTCCCTGCACCCAGGCTATTATAAAAGCGGGTATCTCCGAAGTATATGCCGCCATGACCGATCCCGACCCGAAAGTGTCCTCCAAAGGTCTTGACGAACTCAGATCGGCAGGAATAAAGGTTCACAACCCTCTGCTCGAAGAGGAAGCCCGCGCGCTCAATGAAGCCTATATCAAGCACCGCACCACAGGTCTGCCGTTTGTGATCCTCAAGTCCGCAATGAGCATTGATGGCAAGATTGCGACCTGCACGGGCGATTCCAAGTGGATCACCAACGAGCGCTCCCGCGTATATGCCCATGGCGTCAGAAGCCGTGTGGATGCTATAATAGTTGGCGGCGGCACAGCGCGCACAGACGATCCTGCTCTGACTGCTCGCATCGGCAGGACAGTATATTATCCGATCCGTGTTGTTATCACGGGTACCGGTGACTTGTCGCCGAGCCTGAAGTTATTCAACGAGCCTGGCGAGTCGATTGTAGCCGCCGGACCATATGCCGATGCTGCATCATTAAGGAAACTCGAAGCGGCCGGTGCGCGTATAATAACATTGAATGAGACGGGTTGTCGTCCGCCACTGACCGGGCTTATGCGCGAACTGGGCACTATGGGATGTTTGAGCGTGCTCATCGAGGGCGGTGGCGAAACAGCGGCCTTTGCCATAGAGGAACGCCTGGTCGATAAAGTGTTATATTTTCATGCTCCAATTATCATCGGCGGGCATGATTCAGTAAATTCTGTTGCGGGTGTCGGAGCGGAGAGTATATCTTGCGCGGTTAAGCTCGACCATATTAGGGTAAGACGATTTGGCGACGACATTGCCGTCGAAGGGTATGTAGTATATCCCGATACTGCATGA
- the rpe gene encoding ribulose-phosphate 3-epimerase, with amino-acid sequence MSRLIIAPSLLSADFSNLSKDVMAAQEGGADGLHCDIMDGHFVPNITFGPMVVKAVRKITSMPLYVHLMIEQPERYIEDFVSAGASEITVHAEACKHLHRTIGSIKALGVPAGVALNPHTPLCVLENVITDLDVVLIMTVNPGFGGQSFIETMLPKISKAREMAEEAGVDIDIAVDGGIDVNTAPKVVRAGANVLVAGSSVFGNCKGIMQACADIRSAAESALLVGEI; translated from the coding sequence ATGAGCAGATTGATAATTGCGCCGTCGCTGCTGTCGGCAGATTTTAGCAATTTGAGCAAGGATGTAATGGCGGCTCAGGAGGGTGGGGCGGACGGGCTTCACTGCGATATCATGGACGGCCACTTCGTCCCGAACATCACATTCGGTCCGATGGTGGTGAAGGCGGTCAGGAAGATCACGAGCATGCCGCTTTATGTGCACCTGATGATCGAGCAGCCCGAGCGCTATATCGAAGACTTTGTGAGTGCGGGAGCAAGCGAGATCACGGTTCATGCCGAAGCCTGCAAGCATCTGCACCGCACCATTGGTTCCATCAAGGCACTGGGCGTGCCTGCCGGAGTCGCATTGAACCCACACACACCACTGTGTGTCCTGGAAAATGTAATAACCGACCTGGATGTAGTTTTAATTATGACCGTAAACCCCGGTTTTGGCGGGCAGAGCTTTATTGAGACAATGCTGCCCAAGATATCCAAAGCACGTGAAATGGCTGAAGAAGCAGGCGTTGACATAGATATAGCGGTTGACGGGGGCATCGATGTGAACACTGCTCCGAAAGTCGTTAGAGCCGGGGCAAATGTGCTTGTCGCGGGTTCTTCCGTATTCGGCAACTGCAAGGGTATTATGCAGGCCTGTGCAGATATAAGGTCTGCAGCCGAGAGCGCGCTTTTAGTCGGGGAAATATGA
- a CDS encoding protein kinase, whose product MNHRYEVLEKMGDGPVFSVYKARDKVLNRLVALKVLAKDLRADSDCTQTMLSGYRSAASLAHPNIVRVLDVDQTDTEFFVACEFARGTNVKERIRRAGPIPAPNALDIILPVLTAVEYAHASRVVHGDIAPQDIIVSPDGEVKLTDFGLWPTVSGCRAAADKCAMRSVHYQAPEITEGGTPTPQADVYSIGVILYEMLTGQLPFSGATAIAVALKKVKEVPTPPRSINTAIPKSLSDIVMRAIEASSQDRYQSISAMLADIKAVSESMRTGHPTVVNPSRHIAAPTDESRSEEQLLKKNFIWLVVVFVAVVVLFLGMTMYVIGGKSQIKVPPLLGKTWDEAQFIADENNIKLVDDGRAFSDTYAAGQICDVNPATGSTVSKDNPIVKVKISTGPSMVEIPDLTGLPETQANETAVHAGFTIGRVKQEYSESAPANTVISQDPPEGVKRAPGSAIDIVLSNGSKPEDDENENTTTPASSERQHRYKVKVEVPADADGEQEVQIVVDDSRGETTAYSENRSPGDRFTETVTAYGDNASIKVYVGGELVKEFSAGGGSQE is encoded by the coding sequence GTGAATCATAGGTACGAAGTTTTAGAGAAGATGGGCGATGGACCGGTCTTCTCCGTGTACAAGGCTCGCGACAAGGTGCTCAACCGTCTGGTTGCATTAAAAGTGTTGGCAAAGGATCTGCGGGCGGACAGTGATTGCACTCAAACTATGCTTTCCGGCTACCGCAGTGCTGCTTCACTTGCGCATCCCAATATTGTCAGGGTGCTTGATGTGGACCAAACCGACACTGAGTTTTTTGTTGCTTGCGAGTTTGCCCGTGGGACAAATGTCAAGGAGCGGATTCGCAGAGCTGGTCCAATACCAGCACCCAATGCATTGGATATCATTCTGCCAGTGCTTACTGCAGTCGAGTATGCGCATGCAAGCCGTGTTGTCCATGGTGACATAGCGCCGCAGGACATAATTGTCAGTCCCGACGGCGAGGTGAAATTGACCGATTTCGGTCTGTGGCCAACAGTAAGCGGGTGCCGAGCTGCGGCGGACAAATGCGCAATGCGTTCGGTTCACTATCAAGCGCCCGAGATCACGGAGGGCGGGACTCCGACTCCTCAGGCGGATGTCTATTCAATAGGCGTTATCCTCTATGAGATGCTCACAGGCCAACTGCCGTTTAGTGGCGCAACAGCCATAGCTGTGGCTTTAAAGAAAGTCAAGGAAGTGCCTACTCCTCCGCGTTCAATAAACACTGCCATTCCCAAGTCTCTGAGTGATATTGTAATGCGTGCAATTGAAGCATCTTCTCAAGATCGTTATCAAAGCATTTCGGCTATGCTTGCCGATATCAAGGCTGTCAGCGAGTCTATGAGGACAGGCCACCCAACAGTAGTAAACCCATCGCGCCACATAGCCGCGCCCACCGACGAGTCTCGATCCGAAGAGCAGCTCTTGAAAAAGAACTTCATTTGGCTGGTTGTAGTTTTTGTGGCCGTTGTAGTGCTCTTCCTTGGGATGACGATGTATGTCATAGGTGGCAAGTCGCAGATCAAGGTGCCTCCGCTGCTGGGCAAGACATGGGATGAGGCGCAGTTTATTGCGGACGAAAACAACATCAAGCTCGTCGATGATGGCAGAGCCTTTAGCGATACCTATGCGGCGGGTCAGATATGTGATGTAAACCCGGCCACGGGCTCAACGGTATCTAAGGACAATCCCATAGTAAAGGTAAAGATAAGTACGGGTCCGAGTATGGTTGAGATACCTGACCTCACGGGTCTTCCAGAAACGCAGGCCAATGAGACCGCCGTACATGCAGGTTTTACCATAGGCAGGGTGAAGCAGGAATACAGTGAGAGTGCGCCAGCAAACACGGTTATCTCTCAAGATCCGCCAGAGGGTGTGAAGCGTGCTCCCGGCAGCGCAATAGATATTGTTTTAAGCAATGGTTCCAAGCCGGAGGATGATGAGAACGAAAATACAACTACACCAGCTTCGTCCGAAAGGCAGCATCGCTATAAAGTCAAAGTCGAGGTTCCCGCTGATGCCGATGGCGAGCAGGAGGTCCAGATAGTGGTCGACGACAGCCGTGGTGAGACGACTGCATATTCTGAAAACCGCAGTCCCGGTGACCGCTTTACCGAGACCGTGACCGCATATGGCGACAATGCATCCATTAAAGTATATGTGGGTGGAGAACTGGTCAAGGAGTTTTCGGCTGGAGGCGGCAGCCAGGAGTGA
- the aroB gene encoding 3-dehydroquinate synthase — translation MAEISVNLNERSYVITIGAGILARVGEVVSSVCAPTSAAVISNPTVAGHYAAEVVASLEHAGIRTHTIILPTGERFKTLHSVSRIYDGLLDMKMDRRGVVVALGGGVIGDIAGFAAATYMRGIDFVQVPTTLLAQVDASVGGKTGVDLPRGKNLVGAFHQPRAVVMDIETLRTLPMRELRSGFAEVVKHGIIYDREYFDYIDTNAKALLARDMDKLEHTVCRSVEIKRDVVQSDERESGIRAILNYGHTLGHSIEVLSGYGKYRHGEASSIGMVTEALLAEENSFAQQGITDKISAVLSKMRLPVKFDASLNTSDVISAIELDKKTMGGAIRLALPVKLGECRIVSNIDREMIARAIDKHKALFS, via the coding sequence ATGGCTGAAATCAGTGTTAACCTAAATGAACGCTCATACGTTATTACGATAGGTGCTGGAATCCTGGCACGTGTGGGAGAGGTCGTCTCTTCCGTGTGCGCTCCAACATCCGCAGCTGTTATTTCAAATCCGACAGTTGCAGGACATTATGCAGCGGAGGTAGTTGCGAGCCTTGAGCATGCAGGCATCCGCACACATACGATAATATTACCAACTGGTGAGCGCTTCAAGACTCTGCACAGTGTGAGCAGGATATACGACGGCCTGTTGGATATGAAGATGGACCGCCGAGGTGTTGTAGTGGCGCTGGGCGGTGGTGTGATCGGAGACATAGCCGGGTTTGCCGCAGCCACATATATGCGCGGCATCGATTTCGTTCAAGTTCCAACGACACTTCTGGCCCAGGTGGATGCAAGCGTTGGCGGCAAAACCGGGGTCGATCTGCCCAGGGGCAAGAACCTTGTCGGAGCTTTTCACCAGCCGAGAGCCGTGGTGATGGATATAGAGACGTTGCGCACGCTTCCGATGCGCGAGCTGCGTTCGGGTTTTGCCGAGGTTGTCAAGCATGGTATAATTTACGACCGGGAGTATTTTGATTATATCGACACCAATGCCAAGGCTCTGCTGGCTCGGGATATGGACAAACTCGAACATACGGTATGCAGGTCAGTGGAAATCAAGCGCGATGTCGTCCAGTCTGATGAGCGTGAGTCGGGCATCAGAGCAATACTGAACTACGGTCACACACTCGGTCATTCAATAGAAGTCCTGAGTGGTTATGGCAAGTACAGGCATGGCGAGGCGTCTTCAATAGGTATGGTAACCGAGGCGCTGTTGGCCGAGGAAAACTCCTTTGCGCAACAGGGCATAACAGATAAGATATCAGCGGTTCTGAGCAAGATGCGCCTGCCGGTGAAGTTCGATGCTTCTCTGAATACAAGTGATGTTATAAGTGCAATCGAGCTGGACAAGAAGACTATGGGCGGCGCAATACGTCTTGCGCTGCCGGTCAAGTTAGGCGAGTGCAGAATCGTGTCAAACATAGACCGCGAAATGATCGCTCGTGCGATAGACAAACACAAGGCATTGTTCTCATGA
- a CDS encoding secretin and TonB N-terminal domain-containing protein, with amino-acid sequence MLQILKPWHISRVRALLVAVMALAVFILAGAADAISLQIKDLPLKEVVMLLTQQSGTNIVIADDSKLDKKVTASLNDISIEKALDYVVKGAGVSYKKTNDGTYIIGAAIDDEPAVSLTDVAASLPPVEVPAYQSVSNQNKQVVVVKLIHSKPSELLRLIGWEGRNPLPNCDSICPEGFGNGYTIRETVRPLTTINNDGQIFDPMSNIRNQNSQPVVPSIDPSSLSRGSGRAADQVTGASQYPNAGAMRPGGYAPGGGNYNQGGYGGQTPYSRQGATPSSSSTSGNDSFLMPDGIDDVKPFDLDNSIIVKGTEDGIEDFKRIVRMLDVPPKQVQIKAEFIEVTTTDIKKFGIDWSLERINESFNTSFNPEGNVVIGFTSGNLTAQLKAQLTSEVGRIINSPIISTINNQTGYIQISDVIPYWQSVTVVSDSTTNTSYSVNYIEIQSILAVLPRVNGDGTITMTLYPQVADTGTIYTGPDGTQIPEERTQSLSCQRRVSNGETVVIGGFVRKSDSNSYKSIPILCDLPIVGSLFRTHSNTTEDRELLIFVTPTIISPSGTGVVGESLVP; translated from the coding sequence ATGCTTCAAATATTAAAGCCATGGCATATATCAAGGGTCAGGGCTTTGCTGGTTGCCGTAATGGCTCTCGCAGTATTTATACTTGCGGGCGCAGCGGATGCGATTTCACTACAAATCAAGGACCTTCCGCTCAAGGAAGTGGTAATGCTGCTTACCCAGCAGAGCGGTACAAACATAGTCATAGCGGATGACTCCAAGCTGGATAAAAAGGTAACAGCTTCTCTGAATGATATTTCTATTGAGAAGGCGCTTGATTATGTAGTGAAGGGTGCAGGAGTTTCTTATAAAAAGACAAACGACGGCACATATATAATTGGTGCAGCAATCGATGATGAACCTGCTGTATCGCTGACAGACGTGGCTGCCTCGCTTCCTCCGGTCGAGGTTCCTGCATATCAATCTGTGAGCAATCAGAACAAGCAAGTTGTTGTTGTGAAGCTTATTCATTCCAAGCCCAGTGAATTATTGAGGCTTATCGGATGGGAGGGCAGGAATCCGCTGCCCAACTGTGACTCTATATGTCCCGAAGGCTTTGGTAATGGATATACGATCAGGGAGACAGTCAGGCCGTTGACAACAATCAACAATGACGGTCAGATATTCGATCCCATGTCGAACATACGAAATCAGAACAGCCAGCCGGTTGTTCCGTCAATTGATCCGAGCAGTCTGAGCCGTGGATCGGGAAGAGCAGCCGATCAAGTGACGGGTGCATCGCAATATCCTAATGCAGGTGCTATGCGACCTGGTGGTTATGCTCCCGGCGGCGGCAATTATAATCAAGGCGGCTATGGTGGTCAGACGCCATACTCCAGGCAAGGTGCCACACCTTCTTCATCCAGCACATCCGGCAATGACAGTTTTCTCATGCCGGATGGAATAGATGATGTAAAACCATTCGACCTTGATAACTCGATCATCGTAAAAGGCACCGAGGACGGCATCGAGGATTTCAAGAGGATCGTACGTATGCTCGATGTTCCTCCGAAGCAGGTTCAGATCAAGGCTGAGTTTATCGAGGTTACAACAACCGACATCAAAAAATTCGGAATCGACTGGAGCCTTGAAAGGATCAATGAGAGTTTCAACACATCATTTAATCCTGAAGGCAATGTAGTCATCGGTTTTACCAGTGGCAACCTTACTGCTCAGCTCAAAGCTCAGCTTACGAGCGAAGTCGGACGGATTATCAACTCACCGATTATTTCGACAATAAACAACCAGACGGGTTATATACAGATATCGGACGTTATACCTTATTGGCAGAGCGTAACGGTAGTTTCAGACAGCACCACAAACACTTCCTATTCGGTGAACTATATCGAGATCCAAAGCATATTAGCGGTTTTGCCACGGGTTAACGGAGATGGTACGATTACGATGACTCTATACCCGCAGGTAGCTGACACAGGAACTATATATACAGGTCCTGACGGCACTCAGATTCCTGAAGAGCGCACGCAGTCGCTGTCTTGTCAGAGGCGAGTATCAAATGGTGAGACCGTTGTAATTGGCGGGTTTGTCAGGAAGTCCGATTCCAACTCCTACAAGAGTATTCCAATTCTCTGCGATCTGCCGATTGTTGGCAGTCTGTTCAGAACTCACTCAAACACGACCGAGGATCGTGAACTATTGATCTTTGTTACACCGACCATCATCTCTCCATCTGGCACGGGTGTGGTGGGCGAGTCTCTTGTTCCGTAA
- the pilM gene encoding type IV pilus assembly protein PilM: MSPSPKSAPSAVVGLDIGTDTIKVAEAKKTKDGIAITGLGIAPLPEGVVENEVIVDPKALGSAIKSLLAESGIKTKKSVSSVAGQSRVVVRVIDVPKMSGKELAETIKWEVERHVPFPPNEIVMDFQPVERPSADPNAQNMEVLLAVAQQELIDSHVQMLMAAGLKPMAIDIESLAASRALVETSTNGVKDEVVAIVNIGAHNTDLGIFEKGILTFPSPPLGIAGATFTQEIAEALGQSIEQAEITKKEYAAVDLDGFADSAADDQSGFDFGSEPTSFGTSVGPEDSAGSFTLDMDEPGSAPTPVSGDADTEAVQPGGFANTIDGPDFGSDDALGGITFGSPESAPSKPAFDLDGEPDQASPAFDLGSDEPEDEGQAFDLGGGEPASGQIKPSFDLDDQDEMPSMDTEKVEPNFDLSDTSRNADPGEEVLVPVPVAKPAGSGSMEENVFKAISGVLTDLAVELRRSLDYYGTKYANPPQRIYLCGGTAKMPKLDKFLSRELGVPCEVADPMKYLKVDVPSASPQYLKDISPVFSVCIGLAIRDMIG, encoded by the coding sequence ATGAGTCCGTCACCCAAATCCGCGCCTTCCGCAGTTGTAGGTTTGGACATCGGCACAGATACGATCAAGGTAGCCGAGGCCAAGAAAACCAAGGACGGGATAGCCATAACTGGTCTGGGCATTGCTCCCCTACCTGAAGGTGTGGTGGAAAACGAAGTAATTGTCGACCCCAAGGCTCTGGGCAGTGCAATTAAGTCTCTGCTGGCCGAGAGTGGAATAAAGACGAAAAAGAGCGTCAGTTCTGTGGCGGGGCAGTCACGGGTAGTCGTTCGTGTTATTGATGTTCCCAAGATGAGCGGCAAGGAATTGGCTGAGACGATCAAATGGGAAGTCGAGCGGCATGTTCCGTTTCCTCCGAATGAGATTGTGATGGATTTTCAGCCGGTGGAGCGGCCCAGTGCTGATCCTAACGCGCAGAACATGGAAGTGCTGCTTGCGGTTGCGCAGCAGGAGCTGATAGACAGTCATGTGCAGATGCTTATGGCGGCAGGTCTTAAGCCCATGGCGATAGATATAGAGTCTCTGGCTGCAAGCCGTGCGCTTGTGGAGACTTCCACCAACGGCGTAAAGGACGAAGTTGTCGCCATCGTCAACATTGGGGCACATAACACTGATCTCGGCATATTTGAAAAGGGTATTCTCACGTTTCCAAGTCCTCCGCTCGGCATAGCAGGTGCTACATTCACGCAGGAAATCGCCGAGGCTCTTGGTCAGAGCATTGAGCAGGCCGAGATTACGAAGAAGGAATACGCCGCGGTGGACCTGGACGGTTTTGCGGACAGTGCAGCCGATGACCAGAGTGGTTTCGACTTTGGTTCTGAGCCGACTTCTTTTGGCACTTCGGTTGGTCCTGAGGATTCAGCCGGTAGTTTTACGCTTGATATGGACGAACCCGGTTCTGCCCCAACTCCTGTATCAGGAGATGCGGACACCGAGGCGGTTCAGCCCGGAGGTTTTGCAAACACTATCGACGGTCCCGATTTCGGCTCCGATGATGCGCTTGGCGGGATCACATTCGGTTCACCCGAGTCTGCACCCTCAAAGCCTGCATTTGATCTTGACGGTGAACCGGATCAAGCAAGTCCTGCGTTTGATTTAGGGTCGGACGAACCGGAGGACGAGGGTCAGGCATTCGATCTGGGTGGTGGTGAGCCTGCGAGTGGACAGATAAAGCCGTCATTCGACCTTGATGACCAGGATGAAATGCCGTCGATGGACACTGAAAAGGTGGAGCCTAATTTCGATCTGAGTGACACCAGCAGGAATGCCGATCCCGGTGAAGAGGTGCTTGTGCCGGTGCCGGTGGCCAAGCCTGCTGGAAGTGGATCGATGGAAGAGAATGTTTTCAAAGCGATCTCGGGCGTGTTGACGGACCTTGCGGTCGAACTGCGACGTTCGCTTGATTATTACGGCACGAAGTATGCCAATCCTCCGCAGCGCATATATCTGTGTGGAGGGACGGCCAAAATGCCCAAGTTGGACAAGTTTCTGAGTAGAGAGCTTGGGGTGCCATGTGAAGTTGCTGATCCGATGAAGTATCTGAAGGTAGACGTGCCTTCGGCTTCACCGCAATATTTAAAGGACATCTCGCCGGTCTTTTCCGTATGTATAGGTCTGGCGATTAGAGATATGATCGGCTGA